The window GATAGTTCGGTCATTCTGTTACCTTtgcgtttaaatattattaaggtttaaatttaaaaagaataaagcACACAATGCACATGAAGAAGTCAACAAAGACAATTCAACACAATTACAAGTCGTTTCAACTTAGTTCAAGCTATCGCCATTTCAAAGGTAAGTTAGGAAAAACTACCTATAAATCTGagtaaataattcaaactttcaacaaaaaaaatcttttattccatataaaaaaaatcacaaaacacCAATATCCCAGGTACTTCAGTGCAAAACGAATTTCAATCCATAAAAAATCAACTACATTATTCCCAAATTTCCACTCTTTAAACTTGTCACGAGCGAAGTATGGGCGATCAGCAAGTATATATTATCACCTTAGCACAATACATCAGAAGGGGCCAGATGCGTCCCGGGGGCTCAAAATCGACTCTGGCCCCTCTAACACCCCTCTTTCCATTTGAGAAAATATGTTGTGAGTTTTTTGAGGTccacaattatttattgcatctACGTGACGTTTCAAAATTTTCGCTGTCATCCAAGTTCAAAAAAGACggtccatatttttttttgatttttgtattaaagaccagttttttttttaaagtgattCCACCCGATTggtactatttaaattatgttagcTCAGAAATTTGAATACGTTTAggttaaacaataattatttttatttaaaacttttatttttatttttattgcaaaccACAAATTTCAGTGCCTCACAGTATATTCTCAGATCTATCTAGAAATATCTTACGCTAAATAGAATTACTAATAACgcttatatatgtaattatttattagacgGAACATATGTGGTATgcaaccaaataaaatattttcaattcaatgtTTCAGTGGGTATATTAGTGGGAATTACATAgttgactttatttatttacaagcgatccgccccggcttcacatATTCAAAATAGCCGAATATGTCGTTCTCGAGTTATTCTAAGCAATGCATTTAGTTGGAAGTcgttaaacatacataatttttcatacaagATGCAccacatcctatcctatcctccTAATATtgtgaatgcgaaagttcgtgagaatggatgtatgtgtacgTGTGTGtgcatgtatgtttgttactcttacacacaaaaactactgaacttgcattgaaatttggtacgtagatagctcgACAACTGGAAGGAcacataggcaaatttttatcccgatatttctacgggacaCAGActtccgcgggtgaaaccgcggggaatACAACATATACACAATTATCTCTTGAcgatagtttaattataaaaaacaagcaTATCAGTTCCAAATGTTCGAGAAATTTATCGTCATATAGGTACTATGAAATTTGAGTTGTTCTGACGTGAGTGATGATATAGTAACATTTTACTACCCAAAGCTTATAACATGTTCAAATATTtcagatataattaaatatacataacattttaatatacaaagtaaaataacCAATCCTTAGGTATTAGTCACACTAACACAGCACCTGAAACTAACACCCAGCGCACGGTGACACCCACAAGAAAACGTGTCGAAATTTACGTCGGAGAGATTTCTATtcagaattattatatagcgAAAATGTGGGATTTTGTGTTGCCGAAAATTGCAACACCTCGCTTGCTTGAATACTTATTACAGTGTTGCTATATTCGCAGCCCGAATTTCAGCTTGAGCCGAATAAATCGTGTTGCATGTTTTACTCACTGGCAACACTGAATTttgtttacttaatttttgtcTAGCTTTCCTTTTCGCGTTTTAATTACTCTCGTGTGTATTATGCTAAAATATTCTGCGGTTTACCGAGTAATagcttaaaatttttgtatgtggaaacatttttttgttttgtaattatttcagtattcGTTTGGTTCTGTTATGTTTGTACAAGAGTTTTTAAAACTTCGTGATATAGACAAGATTTGCTGATTTCTGTGCCTTTTgtcataaatgaataataataaatataaaaagtaaagcgagatacaataatgataaatataaaagccgATGTGGTGGCCGTTCAAAAATATCCACTtacccgtttccttttcctcacccgtcctagtccattccttctttccagtcgttaatccgttccttttcccttaccccataaaagcgggcagcgcattcacagaggtactacctttgcgaatgtttatgggcggtggtgatcgcttaccatcaggcgaaccactatgacataaaaaaaaaacctcatttGGTTTCTATTCAAAAAAGATAGGTATCTTAGTATCATTCTATACATTGCCAATTTAAAATCACCAATTTCTATGCTGAAGCATAAAACCAAAATGCTTTACGCAAACAATGCATTGgggttaatgttttaaaaatcacaGCAGCATGTGCGTTTTATTGTCGCTTTTCAATAAAGGGGACGCTTAAGTGTTGCCAGTAACAaagtaaaatgatttttaaactataattgcAAAGCAATTTAGTTttgttcaatatataaatattagaataaatatcGCAGTACTTAATGTTCCaaaaaataacgatttttttattatggtcGCAGTATGTTGTAGACTTTTATCAATTAGCTAAATGTTTACTTAAGGCAATTTATGTtagtttctttaaaataacgaCAAACTGTTCGCTGTGGAGGACTGACATCGTCTATTATTAGGTtcataatcaatttaatgaaaacgtTTACGTTAATCAAAACTTAATtagaactattttatatatgtcatCTTATATTAAGTTCAAAACAACGTGTTTAACGGTAAGTTTAGCATTCAAATGATAAGTGTTAATACCTAAAACAGAGCGTGAAATcacataaaacaacaaaaaataccaCTGTGATCACATTAAGACCAACGTCAACTTCAACGGGTTCCCCCAACATTctgttgttaatttaaaaagttattaagatACTATTTGAGCCGTTCGGGCACAAAATATTTCCAAGTTGGAGAATTATTTCGCGGAGGCTTGTCATCACAGGAATTGCTTCGAACTTCAAAACGCTATGAGCTCTTTCATCGCTGCAAATGGAAAAACTTTTGATTGTTGTGAAAAAAATTTCGTCAACGCAAGATTTAGATCAAAACACAGTTGGCGCGAGGGTTCAGAACTTCGCGCTGATGGAACTGAAATGGTCGCTTTCAATGAACGTTGTGTACTTTTAATGGAATAATGGACCATTTTAAGACATTCTCTCGTATTTAGGAAAACTTATGGTTCGTAATATATTTCTAGTTAGTTTTGTCTATCATAAAAACTGAATCAAATactgaaattgaaattaaataaaaaatatcgctATCCTTAACATAGAAGGTATGTGCTGTTTATATTAACGCTATTGACCGAATTGTGAattgaattgtaaaaaattgtaaagaaaaagactatattttattagtcgGCAATCCAACAATTTACGtactgtgtatttatttagcaaCTGAATCACCAAGACCATTGCAAGTATAGTCAGcgttaaaaatagtatttttttcaaattaccGAAAAATATTCACGCCTGGTACAAGCAGCACTAGAtcctttttgttattattttttattttttatttcttattgtttAATTCTTCTGTGTTTCGTATTTCCTGGCACATTGTATCtccaaataaatgatttttttctttctttctaaaataaCCAATTATATCTCATTgccaaaaatgtaatatagcTGAGTTATTTAAGCAAGTTGAGAGCGCAATTAACTGAAGCGTCGTTTAGGCGTAATTTATCAGCTCTGAGTAAAATCTATCAAAATTACCATATCAACGGGCCGCCAATTGGTTCCTATAATTTTTTGCCCCAAATTGATGTCtctgaattaattaatgaaaatgaagGTATTTTGGATATTTACATTAGGGTATTTCATAATTACGtgtaatatctatatttctatatttgaaaactgaataatttgtttgtttgaacctgctaatctcagaaactgtTAGCCCCATTTCAATTTCATGGTTAGATAAGCATGCTATCCCGGAgtgctacatatgtaccacgggcaacgTCGGGGcggatatatttatagaaacttCGGTTTCAATTTGAACATTGAACATGCGaaacaaaatgattaaaaatgatGACTTTGGCATAAAACCGATTCCATTAATTTGTcttttccaattttttttctttctttctttcttatatcATCACTTCTTATAGTATCTGTAAAACCCTGCAATTCAAAAAGTATTCTACAAAAACAAAGGCAACAATTAAGGGTTTGagataagaaaaatacaaaccTACAACACATCTTATGTACAATTCAGCTGGAATAGGAATAAAAGTACAATCAGAAACAGAAGTGGTTTGTTGTCTAGCAATCAGATCCCATGCAATTATCCACATAGCTTTGTATAAGCAAGTTCCGAAATTTGCGCTTGTCTGTACTGCCTGGTCTTATTATTAGCGTAGTGGTTTCAGAATGCAACTGTACGGGGATTTGTAATTTTGCCTTTGAATATAACCTTTTAGTTTTGTTGAAACTTTCGCCCTGACTTTGCTCGGTGTTTGTTACGACACAGACTAAGTTAACATGATGttgtctgtttttttttcagggCAAAcctatcatcatcagcccatgtatgttcccactgctgggacataggcctcctatgagggttcaggccataatccaccacgctggccaagtgcgggttggcagatgtcacatgtcgtcgaacttctaattcttggacatgccggtttcctcacgatgttttcattcaccgtttaagcagtggtaatgttatccacatgcagataaattgaaaaatcaatttatttcctgcacactcgcccggtctcgaaccccgacttatcgattttgaagtccgaggttctcaccactgagccaccactgcttttccTATAcctaaatcaaattatttatttatttataagagatacaaaaaataaatgctttttgcGTATATAACAAGTTATTTGCACGAGATCCGTTTTTAAAGAACTGCATCCTTCtacaaaagcaataaaatttttgaattatttatatttagcatttattttgaataaagttttttgtattaatcaaTATCGTAttgatcaataaaattaagaagaaaaaacaaataaatatatattttatgccaCCATCGGGAATGGAGTtcgtgggtcgcctgatggtgaatgctaccaccgcccatgacgTAAGGTCGTATTTATCATCAatcaatattaagaaaaaatcattcaatatTTCCAATATGACTTTATCCCATTAAAATCCCTGGTTTATAGAAAGctgttaatgatataatttgtatatctgGTAAATAAGGTAGGTATTGTCGAAATTTATTCCGACCTCTTCTAATTGACTAAACTGTAATTTCCCGCAGGACGACAAAGGCCCAAGTTATAAGCggactaataaaatattatctaatatataaaattctcgtgtcacagttttcgttgccatactcctccgaaacggcttgaccgattttgatgaaattttttgtgtttatccggtatctatgagaatcggccaacatctatttttcatacccttaaatgataagagtaaggcagaacagcgtttgccgggtgcagctagtatttttgtatatttaaagaatgttTCTGATGAAATTCCTTATATttactgtattatatttgtataatatcagACTTATACTAGTAATACAATAACCAACTGTgccaaagaaaaataaaattaaagataaaatcgCTTATAGCACTTGGGGATCAGATACATATCCAATTGCgaaggaatttttgaaatcggtccaataaTTCCCGAGATAAGCAAAGTCTTCAACTTGATATTAtcaattactagctgcgccccgcggtttcgcccgcgtaagtgcgtatcccgtaggaatatcgggataaaaagttgcctatatgttattccagttgtccagctgtctacgtagtaaattttattgcaaccggttctgtagtctgcgtgaaagagcaataaacacacacacatccttacaaactttcgcatttataatattagtaggattatttacaggctcaatatataaaaatgtaaataacaaattagaaCACACTGGCACCAGTTGGAGACGGTAGGAAGGTAGGAAGGTGGAGGCTTTTATAAAAAGGACCTTACAAGACCATTCAGCGTAGACTTTGATCTAAtcagataatttataatacgacGACAAGCGCTATTTAGGCGTACCCATATCATGCCAAcgaattcttaaaaattagCTCAATATTTAAAGAGGCAGGTCAATAGGAGActaaaagaagaaaaaggcaatattaaatacagatTTCTATAACATCTGGATGTTATATCTTGGGACATACAGTTAACAGTTGCAGAGTGAATTCCTCAGGCAGTTGAATTATGTGATAATGTGTTTCAGTAATGGCTTTCTTCTgattacaattacaaattgTTCACCTTGATTTAGTTACTGCATAATTATCAGGTGTATAACAATGTAGCAAGAGTGAAGTGTAAAAGATATTTGATGTTATGATATGTCTGTGTGTAcatggtaaaaaataaagtagctTGCGTTctgtgtatgtatgcttaggtcttgaaaattacgcaacaagttttgatttcttttaaattgataggaagaggaaggtttatacagtggcgtagctatcatagggccaggtggtgcagtgcaccagggccccaGAACTCAGGGGGCCCTataacctcagctttgaaagaggggaggaaggcggaaagaggggaggagggcccgattctttccttatgcaccagggcccttgtccctctagctacgccactgggTTTATAGGTATCATCCATTAAACTTCTCTGAATTAAACGTGTGTAAAGCGGGCAAAAGCttcttaagaaataaaatactttacaaggaattgaatagaatttattgtaatagtgTTACATCATACACATCTACCTatgtatataaagttttaacattcgatttttatttatttgtatatcaatacaaaaaaggtaaatatttatggtaaTGACTAACTTATTAGAATCATTCCATGTTAAAGTtgctcaataaaatattgagtgccaacccgcacttggccagcgtggtggattatggcctgaaccctcataggaggcctgtgtcccagcagtgggaacatatatgggctgatgatgatgatgatgatgatgattcgccgactaatttaattttgttttttaacaacTACTTATTTTCAGCTAAAACTGGTGCATTTTACAGATTCTATAGCATACTTAGAGCTGTTCCTATCAGCATTCAGCAAAAGGAACGCACTTGCCAGTCTTCAAATTTCTTACATTTGGTTTGTTGCAGAAACACTGAGGGACGTCACATAGCCCAGCGTTGGGCCCACTCATCTGGTGGACCGTGGGGTTGTCACATGAGGGTTCAGCTCGTTGTGGACAGTAGAGGACTGAGTGCTCGCCGGGAGGGCAACGCGctgcaaaatataaataatgattataagaAGTTcttaaagaagaaaaaaaaattgttcacaacacgggatacgaacccgcgtctttttaatttcaatggtataaaactaaaaattaaataatgagaattttaaaatgtataatttactcTGTCACAATATGATCTCTGAAGTTACGCTAGAAGTGAGACATCTGTCAATACCTAGTAAATGTTCGCTAACAATATgagataaatgtttatttaatttttagtttcatagcattgaaatgctttataaatgagacattttgaaagaatagaaaatttctCATCATCCATCAAACTACTCATTAAATTCGTATTTATTCgtacattacaatattttaatcaactcACCCGTTGGGAAACCTTGACCTTCAGTACTCGACACGGCGATGATAACACAAAAGGCAGTAAATATTAACTTCATTGTGAATGATATAACGTCTAAGTCAATATGGATATTCTTTAAATTCAATCTCTTATATACCAGTATTAATGTAAGGGGAAAAACTATTACTAATACAGTTGTAAAGTAATATTGTTTCCTCAAAATATGGTGTTGTGGATAGGGTAATAACCGTATGCATGACTACATTGTGTAAAACTTTAAGAAAACCAGACATGTTTtcatcacactaatataataaatgtgaaagtttgtttgtttggatgtttatccGTGAATCACGCTGAGAAtaatgaacggattttgatgaaatttggtatacagatagggtatgagctgacttgggtgatagggtaggtactttttatcccgattaaaagCTCCCggaacgagcgtctagtataattatagaataactagctgcaccccgcggtttcacccgtgtaagtccgtatcccgtaggaatatcgggataaaaagttgcctatatgttattccagttattcaactgtctacgtaatatcattgcaatcggttcagtagtttttgcgtgaaagagcaacaaacacatacacatccttacaaactttcgcatttataatattagtaggataattattgaattacaaaGCTATATAGTTCTTAACGTATTCCGTTGATATTCGGAGTGTGGCTTAATAACGTTTTGtttggaaataattattttgtgacaAGAAACTAAACGCCGTTCAATCTGTTGGAACtagattcaattaaattgGTCATACGGTAGGCTGGTGCTTTAAATAAGAATCATAGAAATCGGTTCACACAATCTAATAATATTCTGTGATAAAAACACTGTCGAATTCAAAGTCTCCTCCGTTACTTTGAAGTTAACtacttattttttgatatgaCAATATCtttcttattgttattttttactgtaattgctttttaccataaataacaacaaaattaacaatcagatgtttttttaattgttggtATCATAAAACTTTGAATATACCTGATTTAcaacagttttaatttataagaaatataattaaactgaaactgccttccgaaccagtggtaaatattatatgtgtaatatgacgattcaaaagtgcttctatatgAAGTCtagttaaatgaataaatgtttgagtttgagtttgagtttgagtttgagtttaaaagcTATTTGTAGACATGAATACAGCTCCTGTCTGTCATTGGATTTtattattccaattttaaatcGCAAAATTAGACTCTCCGAAGGCATTCATTTTTAACAGCACCGAGGGTGGTtctaaagataaattttatttttttaaataaaacgcagGGTacaaaaagaatttttgtgtTATCTGTACTTTTATTTAGGGGTGTCGTAAACCTAATACCACCTTTTGTGTTTCCATCCCTCGCAGAATCGTGGAAGCAGCGTAAATCTTGAGTTGAATTTTCCTTTATCTTTACGatcgtttataaaaatactttgtttTAATGACATAACAACGTCATTGATTATAttcaagataatttatttttataatattctagttaattagaattttatatgctagatttttgttcaaaaattataatttacatcatttgacaaattgtttgattttacaattaataaatttacaatttctcCAACTTTGCATTGATACCTTTGAACTACTAATACTTTCCTTTGAACTGAACTAATTAATTGATCATTAGAGTGTATTCATACAAAATCACGACTCTATGGTGAAATATTCCTATCCTATACCATTTAACACTACATCAGAACTACTTTAATAACATcttcagtggcgtagctatcatagggccaggtggtgcagtgcaccagggccccggagctcagggggccctctaacctcagctttgaaagaggggaggatcGCCCGAATCTTTCCCTATacaccagggcccttgtccccctagctacgccactgaacATCTTGCAGGAACCCTTAAACCACAAACGCAAGATGCAAATGATTgcaagtatataataaagctttGAATCAACTATACAAGGTTTCAGAAATTGCCAATTCACTCACTTCCAGCATCCGCGATTTTCAAAGGAACAAACAGTATTCTTTTGTGGGATTTCTTGAGACtctttgtattgaaatattgcaAGAAGTTACCGAGTAATTGGGATAAACTGGACTGGAAGTTATGAAAGactaactttaataaataataattttctcgGTTGCAGTTCTGCGGTTTTTATTTGAGAAAGTTCTCAACTGACTGTATTTCGCAATGCGCTTAAGTGGTACaagacaatattataaatgtaggaCGAGTGTTCAATTACCGTCTTCTCTATTTCTTCGACGCTTCCTTATATATTCGTCTTTAATGACGATATAGTTGGTGGATTATTATTGTGTGTTGTATTGTCAAATCATCCATTTGTTGTTAACGGAAGATATTTTAGTAGCTTTTATTActcttatataataagtgGTTATTGTGTAGAAATGTAATACTCATTTGATTTCCTCGTGGATGCCACTATCAGAATTAGATCAAATTATGGGACTGCACGGGTCGCAAAAAACAATAGATACCCTTAAAACTGATACCTAGTTCTAATGAAACCAACATAAAActattcctttttattattgaagtctgttaaaaattattgtacgtAACACAGCGGCACATGAATCATACAATACGTTCCTTCATTAGTATATAGTAACTAAATATGAACTTGCTTATTTAGTTACATTGTTTTGCATTCTGAACTAGATTTTCTTAATACTTGTGTCTTAATTGTCAGTGTCTGCCTTTAAAAACTGGGGGTTTTTACATACTGGTTTAAAAACTGCTATATTGCATGTTTATTACCTCACCGTAGCGAGCAGGGTTGATTTCTTCCTGGTGGAAATGCCAACaattgtgtgtatgtgtggaAATGTCAGAAACTTAATAAAACTGTCTTCCGTCAAGGCGCCGTGGATCGAATCGCTTAGCTCAAAAAGGTCGACAAATAGTGCGGGGTTATCGGCAGTTTGGTGGCAACAAAGGATGCAATTTGTCAAATCAAACACCACTAGACGCGAATATACGGTGAGGCAATTGGAACTTTTATGCCGCTGTTACAATGTTGGCTGGAGAAAATCCCTataaatccctactaatattatcaattggAAAGTAGCTCTGTATCGTCTTCTTGCGGTctaaaccgatttcgatgaaatttggtacataaataGTTAGAGAGTTGAGAAAatacataggatagtttttatc is drawn from Zerene cesonia ecotype Mississippi chromosome 8, Zerene_cesonia_1.1, whole genome shotgun sequence and contains these coding sequences:
- the LOC119828613 gene encoding uncharacterized protein LOC119828613, producing the protein MKLIFTAFCVIIAVSSTEGQGFPTARCPPGEHSVLYCPQRAEPSCDNPTVHQMSGPNAGLCDVPQCFCNKPNVRNLKTGKCVPFAEC